In Solanum pennellii chromosome 7, SPENNV200, the following are encoded in one genomic region:
- the LOC107024732 gene encoding 60S acidic ribosomal protein P2B-like encodes MKVIAAYLMAQLGGNSNPSANDLKKILNSVGAEIDDVKIELLLSKVEGRDINELIAAGKEKLASTTSMSFGDTNNNNNNNNNSVLDVVEEKREEKKVEKVEESDEEDFNFSLFD; translated from the coding sequence ATGAAGGTGATTGCAGCTTATTTGATGGCTCAATTAGGTGGAAACTCTAATCCATCAGCTAatgatttgaagaaaatattgaattcaGTTGgtgctgaaattgatgatgtgAAAATTGAACTATTATTATCAAAAGTTGAAGGCAGAgatattaatgaattaattGCTGCTGGTAAAGAAAAATTGGCTTCTACTACTTCTATGTCTTTTGGagatacaaataataataataataataataataatagtgttcttgatgttgttgaagagaaaagagaagaaaagaaagttgAGAAAGTGGAAGAGTCTGATGAagaagattttaattttagtctTTTTGATTAG
- the LOC107026303 gene encoding CCR4-NOT transcription complex subunit 10-B codes for MDSSASNAVANNKDVPSSMTPTAVEDDGAMSVNSGLAKEAALFFQSGNYADCVRVLYQLLQKKEGDPKVLHNIAIAVNFQDGCSNPKKLIDELNNAKKRSEELACAAGDQADPASNVGAKAVTGISGNNSAPRHLSAQHSSELVYADEFDPSVTTYNLAVCWFHLHEHAKAFSILEGLFQNIEPIDEEIAKRICLLLLDVALLARNAARSADVISYVEKVFCSSSLLNQVDSGNSALPTASAVLKSASFPSNSTIPDASTPDSPAAGITSEGSLSRTLSEEGLEDLHLISSMEIGGQNLPRQSGLKSSNDPTRNQADEFISTADMRIKLHLCKVQFLLLTRNLKAAKREVKMAMNTARGKDHSMALYLKSQLEYTRGNHRKAIKLLMASSNRAETGISSLYYNNLGCIYYRLGKHHTSSVFFAKALSNSSSLRKERPLKLSTISQDKSLLITYNCGMQYLACGKPLLAASCFYKASQVFHSRPLLWLRVAECCLMALEQGLLKSSGVAASDRSEVKVHVVGQGKWRQLVMENGLSRNGQESFSGKEDLATKDRQLKLSVQLARQCLLNALHLLNSSESKGNKSTQSHVSGVEESETREVVPSKHGSTEPKSLNVPASGQVNANGEVKEQKGTSSQNASFLNSLGEYEATCRKENLMIEQAALADLAFVELELGNPLKALTIARSLLKVQECSRIYIFLGNVYAAEALCLLNRAKEAAEHLSTYISSGKDVDMPFSEEDSEMWRQEKTLESEDTNVGSAAVNSFPSEESQAFVFVKPEEARGILFTNLAAMAAMQGDIEQAQTYVMQALSTKPQRPEAILTAVYLDLLCGKTQEALTKLKQCSRIRFLRSSPTLSGSS; via the exons ATGGATTCATCAGCGTCAAATGCAGTAGCGAATAACAAGGATGTTCCGTCTTCGATGACGCCGACCGCGGTGGAGGATGACGGCGCGATGTCTGTCAACTCAGGACTTGCAAAGGAGGCAGCTTTGTTTTTTCAGTCGGGGAATTACGCTGATTGTGTTAGAGTTTTGTATCAACTGTTGCAGAAAAAAGAAGGCGATCCAAAG GTTCTACATAACATTGCGATTGCTGTGAACTTTCAAGATGGTTGCTCCAATCCTAAGAAGCTGATTGATGAACTTAATAATGCTAAG AAAAGAAGCGAAGAGCTTGCTTGTGCTGCTGGGGACCAGGCAGATCCTGCTAGCAATGTTGGTGCCAAGGCTGTGACAGGAATTAGTGGAAATAACAGTGCACCACGACATCTATCCGCTCAACATAGTTCCGAACTTGTTTATGCTGATGAGTTTGATCCGTCAGTGACCACATACAATCTA GCAGTTTGCTGGTTTCATTTGCATGAACATGCAAAAGCATTTTCAATTTTGGAAGGATTGTTTCAGAACATTGAACCAATAGACGAG GAAATAGCCAAGCGCATTTGCCTCTTACTGCTGGATGTTGCTTTACTTGCTCGAAATGCAGCAAGATCAGCT GATGTGATCAGCTACGTGGAGAAGGTCTTTTGTAGCAGTAGTTTATTGAATCAAGTTGACAGCGGAAACTCTGCGCTGCCAACAGCTTCAGCCGTTTTGAAATCGGCTTCATTTCCCAGCAATTCAACTATTCCTGATGCATCTACTCCAGATTCACCTGCTGCTGGGATAACCTCTGAAGGCTCTTTGTCTAGGACATTATCAGAAGAGGGACTTGAAGATCTGCATTTAATATCATCCATGGAGATTGGTGGGCAGAACCTACCACGACAGTCTGGCTTGAAATCTTCAAATGATCCAACAAGGAACCAAGCTGACGAATTTATCTCAACTGCTGATATGAGGATTAAACTGCACCTTTGCAAGGTCCAATTTCTTCTCCTCACCAGGAATCTTAAGGCAGCTAAGCGTGAAGTTAAGATGGCTATGAACACAGCACGGGGCAAAGATCATTCTATGGCTCTCTATTTGAAGTCCCAGCTTGAATATACTCGTGGGAATCACCGAAAAGCAATCAAGCTCTTGATGGCATCAAGTAATCGGGCAGAAACGGGAATTTCTAGCTTATACTACAACAACCTGGGTTGCATATATTATCGACTTGGCAAGCATCACACTTCTTCTGTATTTTTTGCCAAGGCTCTGAGTAATAGTTCATCTCTCCGGAAAGAGCGACCTTTAAAGCTCTCAACCATCTCTCAGGACAAGTCTCTTCTCATAACCTATAACTGTGGTATGCAGTACCTGGCTTGTGGGAAACCATTGCTGGCTGCAAGCTGTTTCTATAAGGCTAGTCAGGTTTTCCACAGTAGGCCTCTTTTATGGTTACGAGTTGCAGAATGTTGTCTAATGGCACTTGAGCAGGGACTGCTCAAGTCCAGTGGTGTTGCTGCTTCTGACAGGTCTGAAGTTAAAGTACATGTTGTTGGACAAGGAAAATGGAGGCAACTTGTTATGGAAAATGGATTATCAAGAAATGGACAAGAAAGTTTTTCAGGTAAGGAAGATTTGGCTACTAAGGATAGACAACTGAAGTTATCGGTACAACTTGCTCGTCAGTGTCTTCTGAATGCTTTGCATTTATTGAACAGTTCTGAATCAAAAGGTAACAAGTCCACACAGTCTCATGTTTCTGGTGTGGAAGAAAGTGAAACAAGAGAAGTAGTACCATCCAAGCATGGATCAACTGAACCTAAGTCACTGAACGTGCCAGCATCTGGTCAGGTTAATGCAAATGGGGAGGTGAAAGAGCAAAAGGGTACAAGCAGTCAGAATGCCTCCTTCTTGAATTCTCTCGGCGAGTATGAAGCCACATGTAGAAAAGAGAATCTGATGATTGAGCAAGCTGCATTGGCTGATTTGGCTTTTGTAGAGCTGGAATTGGGAAATCCATTGAAGGCTCTTACAATTGCACGATCTCTCTTGAAAGTCCAAGAATGTTCTAGGATATACATCTTTCTTGGTAATGTGTATGCTGCTGAAGCTCTATGCTTGCTGAACCGGGCAAAGGAAGCTGCAGAGCATTTGTCAACCTATATCTCCAGTGGCAAGGATGTTGATATGCCATTTAGTGAAGAGGATTCTGAAATGTGGAGACAGGAGAAAACATTGGAATCTGAAGATACTAATGTTGGATCAGCTGCTGTAAATTCCTTTCCTTCTGAGGAATCTCAAGCATTTGTGTTTGTTAAGCCAGAAGAGGCCCGCGGAATTCTCTTCACAAACTTAGCTGCCATGGCTGCTATGCAAGGAGACATTGAACAGGCCCAAACTTATGTTATGCAAGCACTATCGACAAAACCTCAACGTCCTGAAGCTATTCTTACTGCAGTATACTTGGATCTTCTGTGTGGGAAGACACAAGAAGCTCTCACAAAGTTGAAACAGTGTAGTCGTATTAGGTTCCTACGAAGCAGTCCGACGTTAAGTGGTTCATCGTGA